A window of the Candidatus Cloacimonadota bacterium genome harbors these coding sequences:
- a CDS encoding L-threonylcarbamoyladenylate synthase: protein MKKIIFVNRIEERKIKQASQILQEGKILIHPTENLYGFGAIISSETAIKKIEVMKKRKEKSGFIVLIGNFSQIHSLVCSISTSENELIKKYWPGPLTIILNAKKKYWQRPICYNKTIAVRLVGNEITREIINKVGTPIISTSINISGEKEALKTEDIITKFESQIDGIVIDKIHTFTNKPSTIVKVVNQKIKVVREGAVTL, encoded by the coding sequence ATGAAAAAAATAATATTCGTAAACCGAATTGAAGAAAGAAAAATCAAGCAAGCTTCGCAAATTTTACAAGAGGGAAAAATCCTAATCCATCCAACTGAAAATCTATACGGATTTGGTGCAATAATATCATCTGAAACTGCTATTAAAAAAATTGAAGTAATGAAAAAACGAAAAGAAAAATCCGGGTTTATAGTTTTGATTGGTAATTTCTCACAAATCCATTCTCTCGTTTGCAGCATCTCTACTTCTGAAAATGAATTGATAAAAAAATACTGGCCTGGACCTCTCACAATTATACTTAATGCAAAAAAAAAGTATTGGCAAAGACCGATTTGTTATAACAAAACCATTGCTGTTCGGCTTGTAGGAAATGAGATTACACGCGAAATAATAAATAAAGTTGGGACACCTATAATTAGTACAAGTATAAATATCTCTGGAGAGAAAGAAGCACTAAAAACAGAAGATATTATCACAAAATTTGAATCTCAGATTGATGGAATTGTTATTGATAAAATTCACACATTTACAAACAAACCCTCAACAATTGTAAAAGTTGTGAACCAAAAAATTAAGGTTGTAAGAGAAGGTGCAGTTACTTTATAA
- a CDS encoding peptidoglycan DD-metalloendopeptidase family protein, translated as MKYVIFFLSFLLCFQFSIADITQTTKERVAELEQEIESIQNALQEINKDKKAQEKIEKELERKIYNLRCIIESLNEQKISKEHELKEVNAIINKSKKDISENKILLNNIIKNLNIFYVSSIYLNQNCIRNSSISNIKMCSNLILTNLCNLSRDYLAQKNISLKKEKNIQNIRNRIRSNQENYNYALSKKGSKQEELNLLVNLQDDYKNQMKSLKEGITSLEDFLEQIEAEKHGREYSFKFKKGIIWPVCGNIIQEFGVIRPNNSKTTIASKGIYIQAEVGTPVKSIASGIVAFSNWFENKGNLVIIDHQNGFYSLYGYNYRLAVNKGQRVEQGQIIAYSGHNLFLDEDCLYFELRKVGKAVDPLDYLR; from the coding sequence ATGAAATACGTTATATTTTTCTTATCTTTTTTGCTATGCTTTCAATTCTCTATAGCAGATATCACTCAAACTACTAAAGAGCGTGTTGCTGAATTAGAGCAAGAGATTGAATCTATACAGAATGCATTGCAAGAAATTAATAAAGATAAAAAGGCACAAGAAAAAATAGAAAAAGAATTAGAAAGGAAAATTTATAATCTAAGATGTATTATAGAAAGTTTGAATGAGCAGAAAATCTCTAAAGAGCATGAACTAAAAGAAGTCAATGCCATTATTAATAAAAGCAAAAAAGATATTTCAGAAAACAAAATTCTGCTTAACAATATCATAAAAAATCTAAATATATTTTATGTAAGTAGCATTTATCTGAATCAAAACTGTATAAGGAATTCAAGTATTTCCAATATTAAAATGTGTTCAAATTTAATTCTAACAAATCTTTGTAATCTTAGCCGGGACTACTTAGCCCAAAAAAATATTAGTTTAAAAAAAGAAAAGAATATTCAAAATATTAGAAATAGAATTAGAAGCAATCAGGAAAATTACAATTATGCTCTTTCTAAAAAGGGATCTAAGCAGGAGGAATTGAATTTACTTGTTAATTTACAGGATGATTACAAAAATCAGATGAAAAGTTTGAAGGAAGGAATTACTTCATTGGAAGATTTTCTGGAGCAAATAGAAGCAGAAAAACATGGTAGAGAATATAGCTTTAAATTTAAAAAAGGTATTATATGGCCTGTTTGCGGTAATATCATTCAAGAGTTTGGAGTTATAAGACCAAATAATTCAAAAACCACAATTGCCAGTAAAGGAATATACATTCAAGCAGAAGTTGGAACCCCTGTAAAAAGTATTGCTTCAGGAATTGTTGCTTTTTCTAACTGGTTTGAAAATAAAGGGAATTTAGTTATTATTGATCATCAGAATGGATTTTACAGCCTTTATGGATACAATTACAGATTAGCCGTGAACAAAGGACAAAGAGTAGAACAAGGACAAATTATTGCATATTCCGGGCATAACTTATTTCTTGATGAGGATTGCTTATATTTTGAATTGCGCAAGGTTGGTAAGGCTGTTGACCCATTGGATTATCTAAGATGA